A stretch of the Tardiphaga sp. 709 genome encodes the following:
- the ribH gene encoding 6,7-dimethyl-8-ribityllumazine synthase gives MADARRAHLQDQTDITGARVLIVEARFYDDIQDALLEGAIVELKAAGVSYDVLTVPGALEIPSTIAIAVDAAAKSGKPYEAAIALGCVVRGETFHFEIVSMESSRGLMDLSVDLRLPLGNGIITVDTDEQAWARARAGELNKGGDAARAALSVLRIKRRLAKA, from the coding sequence ATGGCAGACGCGCGACGCGCTCATTTGCAGGACCAGACCGACATTACGGGCGCGCGCGTCCTGATCGTTGAGGCACGGTTCTATGACGACATTCAGGATGCGCTGCTGGAAGGCGCGATCGTTGAACTGAAAGCGGCTGGGGTCAGTTACGACGTGTTGACGGTGCCGGGCGCGCTGGAAATTCCTTCGACCATCGCGATTGCGGTCGATGCTGCCGCGAAAAGCGGCAAGCCCTACGAAGCGGCAATTGCGCTGGGCTGCGTGGTCCGTGGCGAGACGTTCCATTTCGAGATCGTCTCGATGGAGTCCTCGCGCGGGCTGATGGATCTGTCGGTCGATCTGCGCCTGCCTCTCGGCAACGGGATCATCACGGTGGATACCGACGAACAGGCCTGGGCGCGTGCACGCGCCGGCGAATTGAACAAGGGCGGCGATGCGGCCCGCGCCGCGCTGTCCGTGCTGCGCATCAAGCGCCGTCTGGCGAAGGCCTGA
- a CDS encoding glutathione S-transferase, whose protein sequence is MLTLHHLNDSRSQRIIWLLEELGAPYDLTTYQRDAQTRLAPPELEAVHPLGKSPVIVDGDVTIAESAAVVDYVIRRYGKGAMRPAEGTPEYEAYLEWLHYAEGSAMLPLMLNLYVSRLKEAGAPLQPRIDSEMARHLGYADRALKGRAFFVGDSLTGADIQMSFVAEVAGSFDRLKAYPDLAAWIGRMHARPAFQRSVEKGGAYRLAK, encoded by the coding sequence ATGCTCACGCTTCATCATCTCAACGACTCGCGCTCGCAGCGGATCATCTGGCTGCTGGAAGAACTCGGCGCGCCCTATGATCTGACGACCTATCAGCGCGATGCGCAGACGCGGCTGGCGCCACCGGAGCTGGAAGCGGTGCATCCACTTGGCAAGTCGCCTGTGATCGTCGATGGCGATGTGACCATCGCGGAGTCCGCGGCCGTCGTCGACTACGTCATCCGCCGCTACGGCAAAGGCGCAATGCGGCCGGCTGAGGGCACTCCGGAATATGAGGCCTATCTCGAATGGCTGCATTATGCCGAGGGGTCGGCGATGCTGCCGCTGATGCTCAATCTCTACGTGTCTCGCCTGAAGGAGGCCGGGGCACCGCTGCAGCCGCGGATCGACAGCGAAATGGCCCGCCATCTCGGTTATGCCGACCGTGCCCTGAAGGGCCGTGCGTTTTTTGTCGGCGATAGCCTGACCGGCGCGGATATCCAGATGAGCTTCGTCGCCGAAGTCGCCGGCAGCTTCGACCGGCTCAAGGCCTATCCCGATCTGGCCGCCTGGATCGGCCGGATGCATGCCCGCCCGGCGTTCCAGCGCAGCGTCGAGAAGGGCGGGGCATACCGGCTGGCGAAATAG
- the thiL gene encoding thiamine-phosphate kinase: MSAGSNASGEDSLIARYFKPLATDPGAFGLTDDAAVLKADGEDIVVNTDAIVEGVHFLPDDPPDTIARKALRVNLSDLAAKGAVPAGFVLTLALRTHDEAWLTEFARGLGEDIATFGCALLGGDTVSTPGPLMVSVTAFGRVPVGKMVRRHGAAAGDRVVVSGTIGDAALGLAVLKSGAVATALADDSKARDALVTRYRVPQSRNALALAVRDFATASMDVSDGLAGDLAKLCAVSGVSAVIDASAIPLSDPAAALLDRGVIGLETVVAGGDDYEVLCTIPANRTTGFVQAAHQAGVRVAVIGAIVAGASSPRFVDQAGRDIVLKRLSYSHF, translated from the coding sequence ATGTCAGCCGGGTCCAACGCATCCGGCGAAGACTCCCTGATCGCGCGCTACTTCAAGCCGCTCGCGACTGATCCTGGTGCGTTCGGGTTGACCGACGACGCCGCGGTGCTCAAGGCAGACGGCGAGGACATCGTCGTCAACACCGACGCCATCGTCGAAGGCGTGCATTTTCTCCCTGACGATCCCCCGGACACCATCGCGCGCAAGGCGTTGCGGGTGAACCTGTCAGACCTTGCCGCCAAGGGCGCGGTGCCGGCCGGCTTTGTGCTGACGCTGGCGCTGCGGACACATGATGAGGCTTGGCTCACCGAATTCGCGCGTGGACTTGGCGAAGACATCGCGACATTCGGCTGCGCGCTGCTTGGCGGCGATACGGTCTCGACGCCGGGGCCGCTGATGGTCTCAGTCACCGCCTTCGGACGCGTTCCGGTGGGCAAGATGGTCCGGCGTCACGGCGCGGCAGCGGGTGACCGCGTGGTCGTGAGTGGCACGATCGGCGATGCCGCGCTTGGCCTGGCGGTGCTGAAGAGTGGCGCGGTGGCCACGGCGCTGGCTGATGACAGCAAGGCGCGTGACGCGCTCGTGACACGCTATCGGGTGCCGCAGTCGCGCAACGCGCTAGCATTGGCGGTGCGCGATTTCGCGACGGCGTCGATGGATGTCTCCGACGGATTGGCCGGCGATCTCGCCAAGCTCTGTGCCGTTTCGGGTGTGTCCGCCGTCATCGATGCATCGGCTATTCCGCTGTCGGATCCGGCGGCAGCACTGCTGGATCGCGGTGTGATCGGTCTTGAAACGGTCGTTGCCGGCGGCGACGATTACGAAGTCCTCTGCACCATCCCAGCGAATCGCACGACCGGTTTCGTGCAGGCCGCGCACCAGGCGGGCGTGCGGGTCGCGGTCATCGGGGCGATTGTTGCAGGTGCGTCATCGCCGCGCTTCGTCGACCAGGCGGGCAGGGACATCGTGTTGAAGCGCCTGTCCTACAGCCACTTCTGA
- a CDS encoding DUF6163 family protein has product MSEQMPRDLGSRDPTSRDHAMSVAAISSGRIESDENIWTRRLVLFLRVMAVVSMMQGLYHWAQVTGFVGTEDDAFEVQTMGWQTATVYFAVIELVSAVGLWLATPWGAVVWLTTVVSMAVIELMFPTIYGGNLLIVGVQAAFLAGYLALAWMAARERPP; this is encoded by the coding sequence ATGTCTGAGCAGATGCCGCGCGACCTCGGGTCGAGAGACCCCACGTCGCGGGACCATGCCATGTCGGTTGCGGCGATCTCGTCCGGACGCATCGAATCCGACGAGAACATCTGGACCCGGCGCCTGGTCCTGTTCCTGCGCGTAATGGCCGTCGTCTCGATGATGCAGGGCCTCTATCACTGGGCGCAGGTCACCGGCTTTGTCGGCACCGAGGATGACGCCTTCGAGGTGCAGACCATGGGCTGGCAGACCGCCACGGTCTATTTCGCCGTCATCGAGCTGGTCAGCGCCGTCGGCCTCTGGCTCGCGACGCCGTGGGGCGCCGTCGTCTGGCTGACGACCGTGGTGTCCATGGCGGTCATCGAGCTGATGTTTCCGACCATCTATGGCGGCAATCTCCTGATCGTCGGCGTGCAGGCTGCGTTTCTCGCAGGCTACCTTGCGCTGGCATGGATGGCGGCGCGCGAACGGCCGCCATAG
- the nrdR gene encoding transcriptional regulator NrdR yields the protein MRCPNCNSLDTQVKDSRPAEDSAVIRRRRVCVACNFRFTTFERVQLRELTVIKRNGRRVPFDRDKLVRSLSISLRKRPVDPERVETMVSAIVRELESGGEAEISSETIGEIVMEHLRGLDDVAYVRFASVYRNFREAKDFEAVLGELHADDDGRPVVIRK from the coding sequence ATGCGCTGTCCGAACTGCAATAGCCTCGATACGCAGGTGAAGGACTCGCGTCCCGCGGAAGATTCCGCCGTGATCCGCAGGCGGCGCGTCTGCGTCGCCTGTAATTTCCGCTTCACCACCTTCGAGCGCGTGCAACTCCGCGAACTTACGGTGATCAAGCGCAACGGCCGCCGCGTGCCGTTCGATCGCGACAAGCTGGTGCGCTCGCTCTCGATCAGCCTGCGCAAGCGCCCGGTCGATCCGGAGCGGGTGGAGACCATGGTCTCGGCCATCGTGCGCGAGCTGGAAAGCGGCGGCGAGGCGGAGATTTCGTCGGAGACCATCGGCGAGATCGTGATGGAGCATCTGCGCGGGCTCGATGACGTCGCCTATGTGCGCTTTGCCTCGGTCTATCGCAATTTTCGCGAGGCCAAGGACTTCGAGGCCGTGCTCGGCGAATTGCATGCCGATGACGACGGCCGGCCGGTGGTCATTCGAAAATGA
- a CDS encoding AMP-binding protein, whose amino-acid sequence MNQLYSGGTAGSLIVSAIARYGDRPALADGHVRWSYRDFGDVVARFISLFRSLGLKKGDALSILSGNRAESWAAISAAAVMGLRYTPLHPMAAEDDHAFILEDAEISALIVEAGKFAARGLALRSRVPGLKHLLSFGALGGARDLLAELPNATPAPLVDESSTGDICWLAYTGGTTGRSKGVMLPHRVIVAMALAIYADWDWPAEIRYLAATPISHAAGITLFPVMLRGGFARLVQGFDVETYCRLVHEEKITATFLVPTLIYALIDAPELRAKYDMSSLQMIVYGAAPMSPDRLREGVGIFGNVFVQLYGQTEAPQIITTMRKIDHDDSKPGRLGSCGRANPMVEVKLFDAEMREVATGEPGEICVRGSLVMDGYWKRPDATEDAFRGGWLHTGDVAIKDSDGFFYIVDRTKDMIISGGFNIYPREVEDALMAHHAVASAAVIGIPDAKWGEAVKAFVVLKAGANNSAEELQAHVKDKRGAPWSPKTIDFVAEIPVTGLGKIDRKALRAPYWEGRTRGVA is encoded by the coding sequence TTGAATCAGCTTTATTCCGGCGGCACCGCCGGCAGCCTCATCGTCAGTGCCATCGCCCGCTATGGCGATCGGCCCGCGCTCGCGGACGGCCATGTCCGCTGGAGCTACCGCGACTTCGGCGACGTGGTCGCGCGTTTCATCAGCCTGTTCCGCAGCCTTGGCCTGAAGAAGGGCGATGCGCTGTCCATTCTCTCCGGCAACCGCGCCGAGAGCTGGGCGGCGATTTCCGCTGCCGCCGTCATGGGCCTGCGCTACACGCCGCTGCACCCCATGGCCGCCGAAGACGATCACGCCTTCATTCTCGAGGACGCCGAGATCTCCGCGCTGATCGTGGAGGCCGGCAAGTTCGCCGCACGCGGCCTCGCGCTGCGCAGCCGCGTGCCGGGCCTGAAACATCTGCTGTCCTTCGGCGCGCTCGGTGGCGCGCGCGATCTCCTGGCCGAACTGCCCAATGCGACGCCGGCGCCGCTGGTGGATGAGAGCAGCACCGGCGATATCTGCTGGCTGGCTTATACCGGTGGCACTACGGGCCGCTCCAAGGGCGTGATGCTGCCGCATCGCGTGATCGTGGCGATGGCGCTGGCAATCTATGCCGACTGGGACTGGCCGGCCGAGATTCGCTACCTCGCCGCAACGCCGATCAGCCACGCCGCCGGCATCACGCTGTTTCCGGTGATGCTGCGCGGCGGTTTCGCGCGGCTGGTGCAGGGTTTCGATGTGGAAACCTATTGCCGCCTGGTGCATGAGGAGAAGATTACCGCGACCTTCCTGGTGCCGACGTTGATCTATGCGCTGATCGACGCGCCGGAGCTTCGCGCCAAATACGACATGTCGTCATTGCAGATGATCGTCTACGGCGCGGCGCCGATGTCGCCGGACCGGCTGCGCGAGGGCGTCGGCATTTTCGGGAATGTGTTCGTGCAGCTCTACGGCCAGACCGAAGCGCCGCAGATCATCACCACCATGCGCAAGATCGATCACGACGACAGCAAGCCGGGCCGTCTCGGTTCCTGCGGCCGCGCCAATCCGATGGTCGAGGTCAAACTGTTCGACGCCGAGATGCGCGAAGTGGCGACAGGGGAACCCGGCGAGATCTGCGTGCGCGGCTCGCTGGTAATGGATGGTTACTGGAAACGGCCGGATGCCACCGAAGACGCGTTCCGCGGTGGCTGGCTGCACACCGGCGATGTCGCGATAAAGGACAGCGACGGCTTCTTCTATATCGTCGACCGCACCAAGGACATGATCATCTCCGGCGGTTTCAATATCTATCCGCGCGAAGTCGAGGATGCCTTGATGGCGCATCACGCGGTGGCGTCCGCCGCGGTGATCGGAATTCCCGATGCGAAGTGGGGTGAGGCGGTGAAAGCCTTCGTGGTGCTGAAAGCCGGCGCGAATAATTCCGCGGAGGAACTGCAGGCGCATGTGAAAGACAAGCGCGGCGCGCCGTGGTCGCCGAAGACCATCGATTTCGTCGCCGAGATCCCCGTGACGGGCCTCGGCAAGATCGATCGCAAGGCATTGCGTGCGCCATATTGGGAAGGGCGAACGCGCGGAGTTGCGTAA
- the nusB gene encoding transcription antitermination factor NusB has product MADKKADFKKPVPKGDRKANRRGAARLAAVQALYQMDVGGSGINDVFAEFESFWLGSEIEGDQYLPAEEAFFRDVVSGVVRDQNKLDPLIDEALSKGWPLQRIEAILRAVMRAGAYELEHRKDIPARVVVSEYVDVAHAFVEGDETGMVNAVLDQIARQFRAEEFSRAGH; this is encoded by the coding sequence ATGGCTGACAAGAAAGCCGACTTCAAGAAGCCGGTCCCCAAGGGTGACCGCAAGGCCAATCGCCGCGGCGCTGCGCGTCTCGCGGCCGTGCAGGCGCTGTATCAGATGGATGTGGGGGGCTCCGGCATCAACGACGTCTTCGCCGAGTTCGAGAGTTTCTGGCTCGGCAGCGAGATCGAGGGTGACCAGTATCTCCCCGCCGAAGAGGCGTTCTTCCGCGATGTCGTGTCCGGCGTGGTGCGCGACCAGAACAAGCTAGATCCGCTGATCGACGAAGCGCTGTCCAAGGGCTGGCCGCTGCAGCGTATCGAGGCCATCCTGCGCGCGGTGATGCGCGCCGGCGCCTATGAGCTGGAACATCGCAAGGACATTCCAGCGCGTGTCGTGGTGTCGGAATATGTCGACGTCGCGCATGCCTTTGTCGAAGGCGACGAGACCGGCATGGTCAATGCGGTGCTTGACCAGATCGCCCGGCAATTTCGCGCGGAAGAGTTTTCGCGCGCAGGACACTGA
- the hemB gene encoding porphobilinogen synthase, with protein MAIKFGRPIELRDHAPRPATYDAPSLGLTTRPRRNRKSEWARRLVRENVLTTDDLIWPLFVIDGDNQRAPIASMPGVERLSVDQAVRDAERAMKLDIPCIALFPYTDPSLRDEMGTEACNANNLVCQSVRAIKKEFPDLGVLCDVALDPFTSHGHDGLIQNGKILNDETVAVLVQQALVQAEAGCDIIAPSDMMDGRVGAIREALDEAGFLDVQIMAYAAKYASAFYGPFRDAIGSAKTLTGDKRTYQMDSANSDEALREVELDLAEGADMVMVKPGMPYLDIVRRVKDTFAVPTFAYQVSGEYAMIMAAANNGWIDGDRAIMESLLGFKRAGADGVLTYFAPHAAERIKALR; from the coding sequence ATGGCAATCAAGTTCGGGCGCCCCATCGAATTGCGCGATCATGCCCCCCGCCCGGCTACTTATGATGCCCCCTCCCTCGGCCTGACCACCCGCCCTCGCCGTAACCGCAAGTCCGAATGGGCCCGCCGGCTGGTCCGCGAGAACGTGCTGACCACCGACGATCTGATATGGCCGCTCTTCGTGATCGACGGCGACAACCAGCGCGCGCCAATCGCCTCGATGCCCGGCGTGGAGCGCCTCAGCGTCGATCAGGCGGTGCGCGATGCCGAGCGCGCCATGAAGCTGGATATCCCCTGCATCGCGCTGTTCCCCTATACCGACCCGTCGCTCCGCGACGAGATGGGCACCGAGGCCTGCAACGCCAACAATCTGGTTTGCCAGTCCGTGCGCGCCATCAAGAAGGAATTCCCGGATCTCGGTGTGCTCTGTGACGTGGCACTCGACCCGTTCACCAGCCACGGCCATGACGGGTTGATCCAGAACGGCAAGATCCTCAATGACGAGACCGTCGCCGTGCTGGTCCAGCAAGCGCTGGTCCAGGCCGAAGCCGGCTGCGATATCATTGCGCCATCGGACATGATGGACGGCCGTGTCGGCGCGATCCGCGAGGCGCTGGATGAAGCCGGATTCCTCGACGTGCAGATCATGGCCTATGCCGCGAAATATGCCTCGGCCTTCTACGGCCCGTTCCGCGACGCCATCGGCTCGGCCAAGACGCTGACCGGCGACAAACGCACCTATCAGATGGACAGCGCCAATTCCGACGAGGCGCTGCGCGAGGTCGAACTCGATCTCGCCGAAGGCGCCGACATGGTCATGGTCAAGCCGGGCATGCCCTATCTGGATATTGTGCGCCGCGTGAAGGACACGTTCGCGGTTCCGACCTTCGCCTATCAGGTGTCCGGCGAATACGCGATGATCATGGCCGCCGCGAACAACGGCTGGATTGACGGTGACCGCGCCATCATGGAAAGCCTGCTCGGCTTCAAGCGCGCCGGCGCCGATGGCGTGCTGACTTATTTCGCGCCGCACGCCGCGGAACGCATCAAGGCATTGCGCTGA
- the glyA gene encoding serine hydroxymethyltransferase produces MTTSAKTGSAPDSFFSATLAQADPEIAEAIKGELGRQRHEIELIASENIVSKAVMEAQGSVMTNKYAEGYPGARYYGGCEFVDIAENLAIERAKKLFGAQFANVQPNSGSQMNQAVFLALLQPGDTFMGLDLAAGGHLTHGSPVNMSGKWFKPVHYTVRKDDQILDMDAIAKQAEEVKPKLIIAGGSAYSRSWDFKRFREIADSVGAYLLVDMAHFAGLVAGGVHASPVPYAHVTTTTTHKSLRGPRGGLILTNDEALHKKLNSAIFPGLQGGPLMHVIAAKAVAFKEALQPDFKVYAKNVVENAKALAETLRAQGYDIVSGGTDNHLMLVDLRPKGLKGNVSEKALVRAGITCNKNGVPFDPEKPWITSGIRLGTPAATTRGFGIAEFKATGEMIAEVLSAVAQSGDGSAPLVEAAVKEKVKALTDRFPIYQ; encoded by the coding sequence ATGACCACTTCGGCCAAAACCGGCTCCGCGCCCGACTCGTTCTTCTCCGCCACGCTTGCTCAGGCCGATCCTGAGATTGCCGAGGCGATCAAGGGTGAACTCGGTCGCCAGCGTCACGAGATCGAGTTGATCGCGTCGGAAAACATCGTCAGCAAGGCGGTGATGGAAGCGCAGGGCTCGGTGATGACCAACAAATATGCCGAGGGCTATCCGGGCGCGCGCTATTATGGCGGCTGCGAATTCGTCGATATCGCCGAGAACCTCGCAATCGAGCGCGCCAAGAAGCTGTTCGGCGCCCAATTCGCCAATGTGCAGCCGAATTCCGGCAGCCAGATGAATCAGGCTGTGTTCCTGGCGCTGCTGCAGCCGGGCGATACCTTCATGGGTCTCGACCTCGCGGCCGGCGGCCATCTCACCCACGGCTCGCCTGTCAACATGTCCGGCAAGTGGTTCAAGCCGGTGCACTACACCGTGCGCAAGGACGATCAGATCCTCGATATGGATGCGATCGCCAAGCAGGCCGAAGAGGTGAAGCCGAAGCTGATCATCGCCGGCGGCTCGGCCTATTCGCGCTCGTGGGACTTCAAGCGCTTCCGCGAGATCGCCGACAGCGTCGGCGCCTATCTGCTCGTCGACATGGCGCATTTCGCCGGCCTCGTCGCCGGTGGCGTTCATGCCTCTCCGGTGCCGTATGCCCATGTCACCACGACGACCACGCACAAATCGCTGCGCGGTCCGCGCGGCGGGTTGATCCTCACCAATGACGAGGCGCTGCACAAGAAGCTGAACTCGGCGATCTTCCCGGGTCTGCAGGGCGGTCCCTTGATGCATGTCATCGCGGCGAAGGCCGTGGCCTTCAAGGAAGCGCTGCAGCCGGACTTCAAGGTCTATGCGAAGAATGTCGTCGAGAACGCCAAGGCGCTGGCCGAAACGCTGCGCGCACAGGGCTACGACATTGTCTCGGGCGGCACCGATAACCATCTGATGCTCGTTGATCTCCGGCCGAAGGGCCTGAAGGGCAACGTCTCGGAGAAGGCGCTGGTCCGCGCCGGCATCACCTGCAACAAGAACGGCGTGCCGTTCGATCCCGAAAAGCCGTGGATCACCTCGGGCATCCGTCTCGGCACGCCCGCCGCGACCACGCGTGGTTTCGGCATTGCCGAATTCAAGGCGACCGGCGAGATGATCGCCGAAGTGCTGAGCGCGGTGGCGCAGTCCGGCGACGGCAGCGCGCCGCTGGTCGAAGCGGCCGTGAAGGAGAAGGTCAAGGCGCTGACGGATCGTTTCCCGATCTATCAGTAA
- a CDS encoding nuclear transport factor 2 family protein translates to MDDVRAALERHWTASDANDFDIEHDIYHEDAMLYYPQSGERIRGRHNIQMSRLVQPNEKRFTVRRIVGSSELWVTEFILTYDGIPSYAVSIMEFHEGRVANETQYFADRFEPAVSRAHLVER, encoded by the coding sequence ATGGACGATGTACGGGCCGCCCTGGAGCGTCATTGGACTGCATCGGACGCGAACGATTTCGATATCGAACATGACATCTACCATGAGGATGCGATGCTTTATTATCCCCAATCGGGGGAACGCATCCGCGGTCGGCACAACATTCAGATGAGCCGACTTGTCCAGCCAAACGAGAAACGTTTTACGGTTCGGCGGATTGTCGGCAGCAGCGAATTATGGGTCACCGAATTCATCCTGACCTATGACGGCATCCCCTCCTACGCGGTGAGCATCATGGAGTTCCACGAAGGACGGGTGGCCAACGAAACGCAGTATTTCGCCGATCGGTTTGAACCCGCAGTCTCGCGCGCGCATCTTGTCGAGCGATAG
- a CDS encoding riboflavin synthase produces MFTGIVTDIGEIESLQQVAQGQLHRLRILCDYDQTTIADGASIACNGVCLTVVGSGVASGKTWFDVDAAAETLGMTTAKHWKVGSRLNLERALKIGDELGGHIVAGHADGIATIVSRETLPDMARITFRTTRELARFIATKGSITLDGVSLTVNTVDDVQFAVLIIPHTLSVTTLGKAWEAGAEVNIEVDLMARYAARLSEMK; encoded by the coding sequence ATGTTCACCGGCATTGTCACCGATATCGGCGAGATCGAGAGCCTGCAGCAGGTTGCACAGGGCCAGTTGCACCGGCTGCGGATTCTTTGCGACTACGACCAGACCACCATTGCCGATGGTGCGTCGATCGCCTGCAACGGCGTCTGCCTCACGGTGGTCGGCTCCGGTGTCGCCAGCGGCAAAACCTGGTTCGACGTGGACGCCGCTGCCGAGACGCTGGGCATGACCACGGCGAAGCACTGGAAGGTGGGCAGCCGGCTCAACCTCGAGCGCGCGCTGAAGATCGGCGATGAACTCGGCGGTCACATCGTCGCCGGCCATGCCGACGGCATCGCGACCATCGTGTCGCGCGAGACCTTGCCGGATATGGCGCGGATCACCTTCCGCACGACGCGCGAGCTGGCGCGTTTCATTGCCACCAAGGGCTCCATCACGCTGGATGGCGTGTCGCTGACGGTGAATACTGTCGATGACGTGCAATTCGCGGTGCTGATCATCCCGCATACGCTGAGCGTCACCACGCTGGGCAAGGCTTGGGAAGCGGGCGCCGAGGTCAATATCGAGGTCGACCTGATGGCCCGCTATGCGGCGCGGCTCAGTGAAATGAAATAA
- the ldtR gene encoding transcriptional regulator LdtR translates to MMKTVATVESVDLVPGQAPVQPLYLEALTLVERLHRRLLDVIKDEFDRRGRADINSVQALLLYNIGDKELTAGELRTRGYYLGSNVSYNLKKLVELGFLDHQRSRVDRRSVRIRLTAQGQEIRHIVDALYQKHVKTVEQVGGISNEEFATLNKSLHRLERFWTDQILYRL, encoded by the coding sequence ATGATGAAGACCGTTGCGACGGTGGAAAGCGTCGATCTCGTTCCGGGCCAGGCGCCGGTTCAGCCGCTTTATCTGGAAGCCTTGACGTTGGTGGAGCGTCTGCATCGCCGCCTGCTCGATGTCATCAAGGATGAATTCGATCGCCGCGGTCGCGCTGATATCAATTCGGTCCAGGCACTGCTGCTCTACAATATCGGCGACAAGGAATTGACCGCCGGCGAGCTGCGTACCCGCGGTTACTATCTCGGCTCCAACGTGTCCTATAACCTGAAGAAGCTCGTCGAACTCGGCTTCCTCGATCATCAGCGCTCGCGCGTCGATCGTCGCTCGGTTCGCATTCGTCTGACGGCGCAGGGCCAGGAAATCCGCCACATCGTCGACGCGCTGTATCAGAAGCACGTCAAGACGGTCGAACAGGTCGGCGGCATCTCCAACGAAGAATTCGCGACCCTCAACAAGTCGCTGCATCGCCTCGAGCGCTTCTGGACCGACCAGATCCTGTATCGCCTCTGA
- the ribD gene encoding bifunctional diaminohydroxyphosphoribosylaminopyrimidine deaminase/5-amino-6-(5-phosphoribosylamino)uracil reductase RibD, with translation MIFRILEDQYAQKSADAKATDLRFMQLALTLGRRGQGRTWPNPAVGAVIVKDGVIIGRGWTQPGGRPHAEPVALAQAGEAADGATLYVTLEPCSHFGKSPPCADAIVAAGIARVVAAIEDPNPDVAGQGHARLRAAGIRVDVGLCAEQAARDHAGHFRRIRDKRPHVVLKLAVSPDDKIAAAGHKPVAVTGEMVRSRVHLLRAQCDAVLVGMGTVIADDPELTCRLPGMMKRSPVRVVLDRALRMSGNSRLVHSARTTPLWVMTSSLSEAPAAMALGAAGTQVLRVPTTTAPPPGLDLQAVLHSLSEKGITKLLVEGGSKVASSFVAAGLVDEVWLFRGSKEIGEGGVAALDALPLSAITGSRDFVQRASETIENDTLIIYERS, from the coding sequence ATGATCTTCCGTATCCTGGAAGATCAATACGCTCAAAAATCCGCCGACGCGAAAGCCACCGACCTGCGCTTCATGCAGCTCGCACTAACGCTTGGCCGGCGCGGGCAGGGCCGGACATGGCCCAATCCCGCGGTCGGTGCGGTCATTGTGAAGGACGGTGTGATCATCGGCCGTGGCTGGACCCAGCCCGGCGGCCGTCCCCATGCCGAGCCTGTGGCGCTGGCGCAGGCCGGCGAAGCCGCTGATGGCGCAACGCTCTATGTGACGCTGGAGCCGTGCTCGCATTTCGGCAAGTCGCCGCCTTGTGCCGATGCGATCGTCGCCGCGGGCATCGCGCGCGTTGTTGCGGCGATTGAAGATCCCAATCCGGACGTGGCGGGCCAGGGTCATGCGCGGCTGCGTGCGGCGGGCATCAGGGTCGATGTCGGACTCTGCGCCGAACAGGCCGCGCGCGATCACGCCGGACACTTTCGGCGTATCCGCGACAAGCGCCCGCATGTCGTGCTGAAGCTCGCGGTGTCGCCGGACGACAAGATCGCTGCGGCCGGTCACAAGCCTGTCGCCGTCACCGGCGAGATGGTGCGGTCGCGCGTGCATCTCTTGCGGGCGCAATGCGACGCCGTGCTGGTCGGCATGGGCACCGTCATCGCTGACGATCCCGAACTGACCTGTCGCTTGCCGGGCATGATGAAGCGCTCGCCGGTGCGCGTGGTGCTCGACCGTGCGCTGCGCATGTCCGGTAATAGCAGACTGGTGCATTCGGCGCGCACGACGCCGCTCTGGGTGATGACCTCCAGTCTGTCGGAGGCGCCCGCCGCGATGGCGCTGGGCGCTGCCGGCACGCAGGTGCTGCGCGTGCCGACCACGACCGCGCCGCCGCCAGGACTGGATTTGCAGGCCGTGCTGCATAGCTTGTCGGAGAAGGGCATTACGAAGCTGCTGGTCGAAGGCGGATCGAAAGTCGCGTCGTCTTTCGTGGCTGCGGGTCTCGTCGACGAGGTCTGGCTGTTTCGTGGGTCCAAGGAGATCGGCGAGGGCGGCGTTGCCGCGCTGGATGCATTGCCGCTATCGGCGATCACCGGGTCGCGGGACTTCGTGCAGCGTGCTAGCGAGACGATCGAGAATGACACCCTGATCATCTACGAAAGAAGCTAA